Proteins encoded by one window of Polaribacter haliotis:
- a CDS encoding metallophosphatase domain-containing protein: MKIILISDTHGNHNFRIPKGDVLIHAGDVSSRGRKTEIDAFIKWFQSQPHKHKIFIAGNHDFYFEEAIKNNIEINFLDLIYLNDSGCEIDGIKFWGSPIQPTFFDWAFNRKRGEEIKKHWDLIPNDTDVLITHGPPHKILDLTKKEEYVGCKELKNKVLEIKPKLHVFGHIHEAYGKTVRNNTVFVNASLLDNKYRNVNSPIEIEL, translated from the coding sequence ATGAAAATCATCTTAATTTCAGACACACATGGCAACCATAATTTTAGAATCCCAAAAGGAGATGTTTTAATTCACGCTGGTGATGTTTCTTCAAGAGGAAGAAAAACAGAAATTGATGCATTTATAAAATGGTTCCAATCTCAACCACATAAACATAAGATTTTTATTGCTGGAAATCATGATTTTTATTTTGAAGAAGCTATAAAAAATAACATCGAAATAAATTTTCTAGATCTTATTTATTTAAATGATTCTGGTTGTGAAATTGATGGTATTAAGTTTTGGGGATCTCCTATTCAACCAACTTTTTTTGATTGGGCATTTAATAGGAAAAGAGGGGAAGAAATAAAAAAACATTGGGATTTAATTCCTAATGATACAGATGTATTAATTACTCATGGACCACCACATAAAATTTTAGATTTAACAAAAAAAGAAGAATATGTTGGTTGTAAAGAACTAAAAAATAAAGTTTTAGAAATTAAACCTAAACTACATGTTTTTGGACATATCCACGAAGCTTATGGAAAAACAGTAAGAAATAATACCGTTTTTGTAAATGCTTCTTTGTTAGATAATAAATACAGGAATGTGAATTCTCCTATTGAAATTGAATTATAA